The Liolophura sinensis isolate JHLJ2023 chromosome 6, CUHK_Ljap_v2, whole genome shotgun sequence genomic sequence GACCCAATTTATGCTAAAAaggatattttttaaaagtcaGAAATAGTACTGTTGTATTATCACTTGAATGATGAAAACACAATTAGTACTTCATGTAGTGTGACTGTTCAGGTATGGCCCAGGCGTTAGGACCAGAGACTCCCTTCACGAGTATTGCTGGCAGTGAGATCTTCTCCCTGGAGATGAGTAAAACAGAGGCTCTGACCCAGGCCTTCCGCAAGTCCATTGGTGTCAGAATCAAGTAAGGTCTTGGGATTCAGTTTAGCTCTTctcatataaattttaaaaaccatGTCTCTGCTGAGAGTAACAATCATTAGACCACATGCAGATTTTCAAGGTTAACTTGACATCTTATGACATGAAACTAGGCCAAGTATGTACTTTATGGCAAAAAAGTGGGCTCTCTGAGGTTTTAACATTAAATGGTATGTTCCCTGACATTAGCAGAGATATCgttgacagaaaatatttgatatCATTCCAGTAAACTTAGTTCTGTGTATATCAGGGAAATGTCTACCGATGTTATCTTTTAATGTCCAGCTAATATCACCAGTAAGTGtttttgaaatatgaaatgaTGCTCACTGTGAATATGGAGTAATGCATGACTATGTACTTTCAGAGAAGAGGCAGAAATCATTGAGGGTGAGGTGGTGGAGGTACAGATAGACAGGCCCGCTACAGGAACGGTAAGGGAACCCACCTGGGTCTAGTGGCTATTGTGTAAGGGAAAACAGCTACTTCTTGTAAAATTTATCCATATGAATAATATTGGATTAATTTGTAATACTGTTCTGTACTGGCCAGCAtgtcatgctggctccctctgcATGTGGGATCGTCTACCAGagacttgcagatggttgtgggtttatcaagggctctgcctggtttcctctataGGCTTCCTCTGTATGTAGGATCGTCTATCAGagacctgcagatggctgtgggtttatccatggctctgcctggtttcctctataGGCTTCCTCTGTATGTAAGATCGTCTACCAgagacctgcagatggttgtgggtttatccatggctctgcctggtttcctctataGGCTTCCTCTGTATGTAGGATCGTCTACAAGagacctgcagatggctgtgggtttatccatggctctgcctggtttcctctataGGCTTCCTCTGTATGTAGGATCGTCTACAAGagacctgcagatggctgtgggtttatccatggctctgcctggtttcctctataGGCTTCCTCTGTATGTAGGATCGTCTACCAgagacctgcagatggttgtgggtttatccatggctctgcctggtttcctctataGGCTTCCTCTGTATGTAGGATCGTCTACAAGagacctgcagatggctgtgggtttatccatggctctgcctggtttcctctataGGCTTCCTCTGTATGTACGATCGTCTACCAgagacctgcagatggttgtgggtttatccagggctctgcctggtttcctctataGGCTTCGTCTGTATTTGGGATCGTCTACCAGAGgcctgccgatggttgtgggtttatccatggctctggctggtttcctctataGGCTTCCTCTGTATGTACGATCGTCTACCAgagacctgcagatggttgtgggtttatccatggctctgcctggtttcctctataGGCTTCCTCTGTATGTAGGATCGTCTACCAgagacctgcagatggttgtgggtttatccatggctctgcctggtttcctctataGGCTTCCTCTGTATGTAAGATCGTCTACCAGAGACCTGCAGATAAAACCGTGAATCAAATGAGTAAAATTATCATAGCATAGGTTCATGTAGTGTGATGGGTTGACAGTTCTTAATGTATTATTTTGCAAGGAAACTACTAGATTTAGTAAATTTGGATGTCCTAATATATTCTTGATATTTCATAGCGATCAAAACATTTCAACCACCATATCACTATACTTTCTGTGTAAGTTACAGATGTCTGTGGTGGAAATGTATGTATCTTCTTGAATGAACCATGTGGAGATAAGCATTCTGTCATGGATTTCCTTCAGGGTGCCAAAGTGGGGAAGCTGACCTTGAAAACCACAGAAATGGAAACTGTGTATGATCTGGGCCAGAAAATGATAGAATCTCTCACAAAAGAAAAAGTACAGGCAGGGTATGCAATATAAAATTTTGGAAagaccatgtacatgttctttCCTTATCAGAAAGCAAACTGCTTcaaatgacgtaaaatttctgcccaaaaaagagcattttagaagaaaataaatgtcataaaacaggGCTGAAACTGAGATTTTCCTGTGGAATATCATTCTACTTTCCAGCAAGCCTTATAACACCTTTCCAATATCAGACAAAAAAGTGACAACTTGGTGATTTACAGTAAGCTGTAATACTGAAATGTGATTTATTGATATTctatgtgatttacagtaagtAGTAATACTGGAATGTGATTTATTGATATTctatgtgatttacagtaagtAGTAATACTGAAATGTGATTTATTGATATTctatgtgatttacagtaagtAGTAATACTGAAATGTGATTTATTGATATTctatgtgatttacagtaagtAGTAATACTGAAATGTGATTTATTGATATTctatgtgatttacagtaagtAGTAATACTGAAATGTGATTTATTGATATTctatgtgatttacagtaagCTGTAATACTGAAATGTGATTTATTGATATTctatgtgatttacagtaagtAGTAATACTAAAATGTAGTGTATCCATATTTTCCAGAGACATCATTACAATTGACAAAGCCACAGGAAAAATCACCAAGCTTGGTCGATCCTTCACAAGAGCACGGGATTATGATGCCATGGGTCCACAGGTAAACTGATCAAACTGGTCATCTTGTTGTAGTCAAAGCATGTCTTTACACTATAGCATCCTTTGTGGTATTCTGCATACATAAGTAAGCTGGGCATGAAGATGAACCAATTTATTTTATGCCCAGCTTTGCTTATTAGTGCAACCTATGCTTATCTCCCCTTGAAACAAAAGCGCTTCTGTTATTTTTACACCACTCCTGGCTTTTCTTAAATCCATTTACAGTGGGTATTACTCTGCAAACTGGTGATTATTCTGATCAGATTATTCATTATGCAAGGggaaaaatgaataattttgacaACTTTTACACATCTCGCTCTACCATTCTTATAAGTTATACACAAATTGTACACATTTATCCACTAAATATGCCCACCATGTTTTGTCTTGTAGAAAAATGCTTTCTAAGAAAAGTAAGTCTTAAATGAGAGTGAACATTTTGCAGAGAAAAAATTTATCCAGGACACTCTATTGCAGCTCTAAGATAGGGCCTCCCCTCCTGGAGTGAGGTGCCAGCTAGATGATGTTGTTTTTGACTTACATGAATAGTGGCAAACAGCTCTAAGATAGGGCCTCCTCTCCTAGAGTGAAGTGCCAGTtagatgatgatgtgtttgtgACTTACATGAACAATGACATACAGCTCTAAGATAGGGCCTCCTCTCCTGGAGTGAAGTGCCAGCTAGATGATGTTGTGCTTGTGACTTACATGAAGAGTGACAAACAGCTCTAAGATAGGGCCTCCTCTCCTAGAGTGAAGTGCCAGCtagatgatgatgtgtttgtgACTTACATGAACAATGACATACAGCTCTAAGATAGGGCCTCCTCTCCTGGAGTGAAGTGCCAGCTAGATGATGTTGTGCTTGTGACTTACATGAAGAGTGACAAACAGCTCTAAGATAGGGCCTCCTCTCCTAGAGTGAAGTGCCAGCtagatgatgatgtgtttgtgACTTACATGAACAATGACATACAGCTCTAAGATAGGGCCTCCTCTCCTAGAGTGAAGTGCCAGTtagatgatgatgtgtttgtgACTTACATGAACAATGACAAACAGCTCTAAGATAGGGCCTCCTCTCCTAGAGTGAAGTGCAAGCtagatgatgatgtgtttgtgACTTACATGAACAATGACATACAGCTCTAAGATAGGGCCTCCTCTCCTGGAGTGAAGTGCCAGCTAGATGATGTTGTGCTTGTGACTTACATGAAGAGTGACAAACAGCTCTAAGATAGGGCCTCCTCTCCTAGAGTGAAGTGCCAGCtagatgatgatgtgtttgtgACTTACATGAACAATGACATACAGCTCTAAGATAGGGCCTCCTCTCCTGGAGTGAAGTGCCAGCTAGATGATGTTGTTTGTGACTTACATGAACAATGACATACAGCTCTAAGATAAAGCCTCCTCTCCTAGAGTGAAGTGCCAGCTGgatgatgatgtgtttgtgACTTACATGAACAATGACATACAGCTCTAAGATAAAGCCTCCTCTCCTAGAGTGAAGTGCCAGCTAGATGATGTTGTGTTTGTGACTTAAATGAACAATGACATACAGCTCTAAGATAGGGCCTCCTCTCCTAGAGTGAAGTGCCAGCTAGATGATGTTGTTGGTGACTTACATGAAGAGTGACAAACAGCTCTAAGATAGGGCCTCCTCTCCTAGAGGGAAGTGCCAGCTAGATGATGTTGTTTGTGACTTACATGAATAGTGACAAACAGCTCTAAGATAGGGCGTCCTCTCCTAGAGTGAAGTGCCAGCTAGATGATGTTGTTTGTGACTTAATGAATAGTGACAAACAGCTCTAAGATAGGGCCTCCTCTCCTAGAGTGAAGTGCAAGCtagatgatgatgtgtttgtgACTTACATGAAGAGTGACAAACAGCTCTAAGATAGGGCCTCCTCTCCTAGAGTGAAGTGCCAGCTAGATGATTATGTGTTTGTGACTTACATGAACAATGACATACAGCTCTAAGATAGGGCCTCCTCTCCTAGAGTGAAGTGCAAGCtagatgatgatgtgtttgtgACTTACATGAACAATGACAAACAGTTCTAAGATAAAGCCTCCTCTCCTAGAGTGAAGTGCCAGCTAGATGATGTTGTGTTTGTGACTTACATGAACAATGACATACAGCTCTAAGATAGGGCCTCCTCTCCTAGAGTGAAGTGCCAGCTAGATGATGTTGTGTTTGTGACTTACATGAACAATGACATACAGCTCTAAGATAGAGCCTCCTCTCCTAGAGTGAAGTGCCAGCtagatgatgatgtgtttgtgACTTACAGACAAGATTTGTGCAGTGCCCAGAGGGAGAGTTACAGAAGAGGAAGGAAGTGGTGCATACCGTAACCTTGCATGAGATAGATGTCATCAATAGTAGAACACAAGGTTTCCTTGCTCTGTTCTCAGGCAAGTTGGCACTTCagatttatatttcatttcattttcgaGCTTCTGAACCTTGTACACTTTCGTGCATTCTCAACCCATTTGATTTAATCACAGTAGCTTGTTCAGAATTAGATGCACTGTTGCCTCTCCTTCGCTTTTAGTACATAATACACAGCTGAGATTTTTGATGTCATCTCTGCCTAATTTACATATGCCATATGCAGTCTTTTGACAGAGGTTCCTTACTTTGTTAACTAGATGATTTGCATTCTtaactttattttgtgttatgATTGAAGAGAGATGTGCTTTAGGTTTACCTTTGTTTGTAACATTTGCTTTAGGATTACCACTGTGTGTGACATTTGCTTTAGGATTACCATTGTGTGTGACATTTGCTTTAGGATTACCATTGTGTGTGACATTTGCTTTAGGATTACCATTGTGTGTGACATTTGCTTTAGGATTACCATTGTGTGAGACATTTGCTTTAGGATTACCATTGTGTGAGACATTTGCTTTAGGATTACCTTCATGTGCACATAATTTGCAGGTGACACGGGCGAGATCAAGTCTGAAGTCCGAGAACAAATTAACACTAAGGTTGCCGAGTGGAGAGAGGAAGGAAAAGCCGAGATTGTACCTGGGGTCAGTATAAACAAGCTGAACCAGATGACTGATGTTAGGAATAACCATcggaattgattgattgattaacacAGCAATTCTTATATAAGAGAAGTTTCTCACTCCATTCATACTATAAACTTTCAAGGTAACGTGATACACACCTGTTTTACTGGGAAAACTGGAAAGTGTGACAAAGTAATATATAATTATGATCAAGAAGTTGAGACTGCATGTAATGGAAATAGGATATTTGCTTGGTAGTGTATATCCCGCCCCGCCCCGGAGAACTCTGGGTGGAGGATGTACAAAGCGTCTTGTGTCAGTCAGAATGGTAACGGGTTTGTTATGTTCACAGGTGTTGTTTGTAGATGAAGTTCACATGTTGGACATAGAGTGCTTTTCCTTTCTGAACCGAGCACTGGAGTCTGACATGGCCCCAATACTTATCATGGCTACAAACAGAGGAATTACCAGGTACACTTCTTTTATAGCCAAAGCATGATATATTAATTTGTGTGTGTCCTTCTGTCCCTCCATCCAGCATTTCAGCTGTCATTCTTTAGTTTCAGTGTAATATCTGCACCAGGTGTTTTGTGATTGCTTGGTCTCACTTTTCCGCGGCTCACTGTTATGTAAAAATTGGATAATGAATTAGGTTTGTTTTGTATGGACAGGATACGAGGAACAAACTACCAGAGCCCCCATGGAATCCCCATTGATCTGCTGGACAGGTTACTGATCATTTCCACCACGCCCTATGAGGAGAAGGAAAT encodes the following:
- the LOC135467650 gene encoding ruvB-like 2 isoform X1 — protein: MASMWHTAIARSTAQKVQEVREVTRIERIGAHSHIRGLGLDDALDARHVSQGMVGQSASRRAAGIILEMIKEGKIAGRAALIAGHPGTGKTAIAMGMAQALGPETPFTSIAGSEIFSLEMSKTEALTQAFRKSIGVRIKEEAEIIEGEVVEVQIDRPATGTGAKVGKLTLKTTEMETVYDLGQKMIESLTKEKVQAGDIITIDKATGKITKLGRSFTRARDYDAMGPQTRFVQCPEGELQKRKEVVHTVTLHEIDVINSRTQGFLALFSGDTGEIKSEVREQINTKVAEWREEGKAEIVPGVLFVDEVHMLDIECFSFLNRALESDMAPILIMATNRGITRIRGTNYQSPHGIPIDLLDRLLIISTTPYEEKEIKQILKIRCEEEDVEMTDDALTVLTRIGMETSLRYAIQLITTANLVSRKRKATEVDVDDIKRVYSLFMDESRSSQFLKEYQQEFMFNEVGSEGETMETS
- the LOC135467650 gene encoding ruvB-like 2 isoform X2 — its product is MAASTAQKVQEVREVTRIERIGAHSHIRGLGLDDALDARHVSQGMVGQSASRRAAGIILEMIKEGKIAGRAALIAGHPGTGKTAIAMGMAQALGPETPFTSIAGSEIFSLEMSKTEALTQAFRKSIGVRIKEEAEIIEGEVVEVQIDRPATGTGAKVGKLTLKTTEMETVYDLGQKMIESLTKEKVQAGDIITIDKATGKITKLGRSFTRARDYDAMGPQTRFVQCPEGELQKRKEVVHTVTLHEIDVINSRTQGFLALFSGDTGEIKSEVREQINTKVAEWREEGKAEIVPGVLFVDEVHMLDIECFSFLNRALESDMAPILIMATNRGITRIRGTNYQSPHGIPIDLLDRLLIISTTPYEEKEIKQILKIRCEEEDVEMTDDALTVLTRIGMETSLRYAIQLITTANLVSRKRKATEVDVDDIKRVYSLFMDESRSSQFLKEYQQEFMFNEVGSEGETMETS